In Eubalaena glacialis isolate mEubGla1 chromosome 12, mEubGla1.1.hap2.+ XY, whole genome shotgun sequence, the sequence GCTTTTGTGTAGTTTTTTTCCTGTCCAGAGTGGGcagatgtttttctttattttaaagatctgGCTTACTCTATCAAAGCAGAACTTCTTTGGTTAGCTTTTTTATACCTTTTAATAAGTTGTTTTTGATGGCTTTGAAAAACAGTACTCTGAGCTTCTCTATTTGTGTGATTCATTTCCCATAGCTAACAATCCATATgatgatttttatttcacttagattcaatGCATATCCAATATGAACTATGCCCCTAAAAGTTTATATTTACATCtttgaatttcagaaaacattagcctctgtttaaaaaaaaaaaaagttgtaatgaAGTTATTTAGTACATATTTGAATAAATTAACATGCTATTAGAAAAACAGCAATAATACCTCGTGGTGTTACAGATTTTACAGAGTGTTTTTACGCATTTTGTCATCTGAACCGTACAAAATTGGAGTGAGCTAGATAGATTAAAAGAACTATTTCCATTTTGCTTATAAGGAAAACATGTCTGTTTCGGGTTTGATGATTTGCGCAACATTGTTCTGAACCTGAATCTTAAATCTTAGTTCAGCACTGTTAACAGCTACAAATTTCaagtaatatatatgtaataagtgATATGCCAAAGGAGGAATATATAAGTGATATgccaaagaaggaaaaattgcaaagaagaaattaagagatAGGTAAtagtaattcatatttttatgaaGTACAATTTGAGGAATTTGCAGTTGTCTCTAATTTGTATTGCATTTTTCTGCAGTGGATAGATATCAAGGTGCTAAACATGCCCCAAATCTAAATAATAAAccatcatttattaaaatggaCTAGAAACCGTAATTCttaatagttaataatattttGCTAAGGTTAATAGTGGAGATTCTGAATATGTAGACATCATTAAAGTcttcttttagaattttaattatattactttttctaaagatttttaaaaggcatattaAAGATAGGGCACTtggtaaatatatataagtaGGGTATAATTCTTCCTTATCAGTCAAATACAGATATCTATactaaaacatatttttacatagtatctcattattttaaaggATCCTAAGTGTGACCAATACATGTTTAAAATGAGAGAGAATATATATGAGAAGTACTGATGTTGTGACTTGTAAAGCATCACATTAATACAGGCTTTTTTTTAGTGTTAATTTCTTTAGTTAGAGATCTTAGTTTTTACTTTATAAGCTAGCTAGCAAGATAGATATAAATAGCTATATAATTTACCTCTTTTACTGTGTTCTGTTCTTTTTACAGAGAAGTGCTATTGTTTTTTCCACAGCAAACTTAAATAATAGTAAATTTGTATTATTACTCAcgtctctgctttttttttttttttttttaaagtatctataGGATATAAATGTTCAGGTAGAGAAATATGAGAGGCTGGCTGTACCCTGAGACCTGGGAACTGGGCAGAGTTAAAGACAACAAATCCTCTTTACTTATTCAGCTGACCTCCCAATTGTGGGATGCACATAAAAGGCTCCCACAGCCACCAAATCTCAAACATCAGACACTTTACAATCTCGTGTTGGCTTTTGTCCTCTTCCTTTCTAAATGGCTGCTGATCTATTTCTCAGAGCTTGGTTACTCCATGTATGAGTAAAGAACCTTCCACATAGTATTTGTTCAATATTTATCAAAGAATAGAAcctgaaaattttgttttcatagaaAAAATTTGGAGCCAGTCTAtaaaaaagtgatttttctaaaactaTTCATCAGGGTTGAATCAGGTGGCAGAGTTGTAGCTTAAAGAAATGTTTTAGTTCTTTCGCTATAAtgcatgttttctcattttaggCAACAGAAGCAGCAATATACGAACCAGCTTGCCAAAGAAACAGATAAGTACATTAAAGAGTTCGGATCTCTGCCCACCACCCCCAGTGACCAGGTATGAAGCTTTAAGACACACTGTTGATGTATTGaatgtgaaagaaatcaaatgtaTTGTGGGATCTTTGAACTGTTGTGCTAGAAGggaaattagggggaaaaaatcaatttGAGATTAGTTCACAGAACACAAAACTATATTTAATTGCCCAGGTAGTATCCTTTGGttcaataaagcaaaaattatttcCATGCACTTGCCCTGACCCATAATTAAGTAAGTGCTCAGAAAATGCTTCCTGAGTAATTGTTTCCTGGCCTTCCAGGACTGACTTCACATAACATGCACGCTCATTCAAGATGTGAGGTTTCCTAGGGGCACACGTATTTATTACCCTGCTTATTACTTAGTGGAAGTTATTACTTAGGTGAgtcaaaggttttaatttcatttaaaaaaaaaatactttaacatAAAATCATGGCCCAGTTTTTAGGATGAGAACTTGAGGTGAGAAATCCAACATTATGGGCCTTTTGCCTCAAGGTAAAATAAGCACAGTATTTGAACATATTGTTAAATTGTTCAAAATGTTATTGAGTTAATCAGTAAGGCCCTGTAATAGGAGAGTGAGTGAAATTTTCAGAATTAAATAAAGAGCCAGCTACTGGCAAAACAACTTTTGCAAATTCTCTGGAGCTTCACAGCTTGATTCTGGTAGGTTTCTTTCCCCCCCCCGCTTTCCTCTAGCGTCAAAGGAAAATACAGAAGGATCGCTTAGTGGCGGAATTCACCACATCACTGACAAACTTTCAGAAGGCGCAGAGACAGGctgctgagagagagaaagagtttgtCGCTCGAGTAAGAGCCAGTTCCAGAGTGTCTGTAAGTATTTAAAGCAGCACTGTGAAAAGAACATGGTACCCTCCAAGGGCCCCGTGAAGAGCTATACGGCATGTTTCTTGAGTCCTAAAGACCTGTGACTATCTTGGAAATCGGTATTTGAATACTTATTTTCCGGTGTTTCTAATCAATTTTTAAGAAGGATGATCATTATGTATTATTGTGGTTATTCTGTCGATGTTGTGGAACAAAAGATTATGTAAAAATATAGAAACGTTTTGTCAGAAAAGATTAGGGGTCAAATCCTAATTTGAGCCCGAGGCTGTTACTTTGTATTCGTGCTGGTATAGAGAGCACTTTAATCCTGCATTATATGAAGATGATGTAAATGAATAGTGAATATATTGTATGAATATTTAAAACGAATGTACACCTggagaaaataaaggataaattagagtggaatctTGACTTAATCTAATTTTAAATCTCCCTAGAAACTATCACAGGTTGTTTCGTTGTTCCTTAATATAGAGGTTTCAAGACTACATTATGTTTTGATcaaataatatttgttatttggcCCTTGAGAATATTTAATGAATTCCTTCTTTGTCAGCTTaggatataattatttttactacttGAAGTAATTGACCTAAAATACTAGAACAagaacttttctctctcttttcctacaCCTACACTCCAGTGTGTACATAAATCAGTTTAGATTATTATAAAGTAAAATGTGAGTGTTGTGCGTTTTTcctttgcatcttctcaatccatTCTGTTACTAAATTATTCAGGGTGGTTTTCCTGAGGAGAGCTCAAAAGAAAGGAATCTTGTGTCCTGGGAAAGGTAAGAAGTATAAAACATTATACAGATCAaaagataatttttcaaatatgttttttacATCACAGTCCCTGGGCAGAATTAAAGCTTTCAGTATATTATATCATGACTATCCTAAgttatttataaatagaaaacaataagtttgaaaatttttcaaagtaattatttattataaaatatataaaaatattccagTATAGCaataatactcttaaaataattatttgtccaaataaatattattgacttaattaattattatttgatATAGATTATTCCCATATGTGAAGTTTAAATCAACCAAGAAGAAGTACTCACTTGGCAAATATAATAGTTtccaataattaaataataactctAAACATAACATCATTGAAATGAAACATGAATAAAATTTGGTTAACATTTCtgttatatttttagaatttaagtGAGCAATTCTAtgactttgaagaaaaaatattctattcaataagtatttcttaaataaaaaggaagccTCATTGTTTTCATAccggtttttcttttttacatattcttttctttttaatagccaAACTCAGCCTCAGGTGCAGGTGCAGGATGAAGAAATTACAGAGGATGACCTCCGCCTTATTCAGGAGAGAGAGTCTTCTATTAGGCAACTCGAAGTAAGCTTTACATTGTAGAATTGGACTGCTGCTCTGTTCTTAGTGAGTTTGTCCTCGAGATGCTTAGATGATGCTGGGAGAGAGGTCAAGAAagaatactaaataaatatataaattggtggcatatttcacataaattagagtcattctgttaaaaaaaaaagtaatttctttAGAATTTGTGCAAGGATGAGAAAATATACTTCCCTCtactccaacttttttttttctgttaagtcATCTCAAGCCACCTGAGCATTGAGAAAATTATCAGTCTAGAGATAAAGGTCTGTTCAGAGAGTCTAGATAGCTTCCATGGCACATGATACACATCACACCTGCATGAATAAGACTTTTTCCAAGGGctttaaaagtgttttatttctctttagtgTGTGTAGGATATCAAAGAGGTATAAAAGGTTTAGTAGCCTTAGTTCTTAGGGAACCTACCTCTTCCCTAGAAAGCGGGCTAATAATAGCTaacaatagctaccatttattgagggcttcATGCACCAAGCACTGTGTGATAAATTCTTTATGTTAATTGTCTTATTTAGTTCTCATAAAGCTCTGTGAAGTAATTAACTGTGTCATTATCATTGCCcttctacagatggggaaactaaggcacaggatGAATATGTAAATTGCCCCACCTTTCCTGAATAAAGTAtttaaactttactttttaatcAAGCAAAATAATAGTTATAtattgaagaaaattaaatttataacttATTTATCCATCACTATTCCATTGCATATTCAGATTTATTAATGTGAGGCTTTGAATTTATAcctaatgttttattcttttaaagtgtCAAATTGACATATACATGTTTACTAGAAATACAGtaagaatattttttacttttttgaggaaataCTATTCATGATAACAAAACTAATCAGATTGCATGACATAAATTCAGTAACCCACAACCCTTCTCTATTGTATAGTTCCTTCATTTCCACTCTGAATCACTTGATATTTTTAACATCACAGACTTATTTTAGAGAACTGAGATTCAGAGCCTACTTACTTGGGATTGCCTGTAGTAAAATAGTTTTCTGATATTCCCCAAATATATGTTATTAGGTCCAGATGCATGCTCACCTAGGTATGAGCAgtggtttgtgttttttaaaattttctccttttgtggATTGGGGACTGAATTTCTGATTCCAATAAtatgtgctttttttctcttaggCTGATATTATggatattaatgaaatatttaaagatttgGGAATGATGATTCATGAGCAAGGAGATGTAATAGGTAAGCCCTACTCATTAGATTTCATGAGGCAGAAGCAAGCTACATGCAGTTTACCTGTGGTAACTTCTCAAGCCAGGGtagctccttcctctctctctttcagtcCTCCTGAAATCAAAAGTACAGTGTCTGTAATAGACAAAGCATCACCCTTGGCATTATCTAAAACAGATCTCGTTTTTGGCTCCTACTGGTGGAAATgaccagctttatttatttaagaagtcCCAAATTTAATCAGGGTCTACTGCTGCTGAGATCATGGAAGGTAACATTTAACATTATTCTAGCTTATTTCCAGGACCTCTGGTTTCTGTCTTATCCCAATTTAATTCTTACCACACCAAGGACTTTGGGGAAAACATCTGTTCATAATTGTGCACACTATCTTGTCTTTTAAAGTAGAGGGAATAAGTAGCCATTTGCCTGAACATTAATTCTTATAGCTTTTTTAGTACGTTAATTTAGTTGTATTACTTAGATAcagagaattcttttttaaaaattctttaaaaaaaaaaaaatcagtgactaAGACTTCCTTTAAGTTTTAAACGTAATTGTAATTCATTTAAGGTGTAGTTGTCAGCATTGATCAGGATTCTGATCATCTTTATCGTTTTGATATATGAAGATATCTGTGGGTATGCTAAAGACATATCTAATACGTTTTCTGAATTTGGTTCAGTTGAAATGCTTGGACCTAtagtttaatataattattatttgtcCATTCTTACCCTCCTCTGTAGCCCCAGTAGATCACAGGGTAAAATTTCAAaaaccattcattcatccaataaatatttattgaatgcctactatatcCAGGCATAAATCTAGGCCTTGAGGATTCAgctgaaattaaacaacatataaaaagatctTATAATCTAATTGGAGGAGAGAGacaattaaaacagaaagaaaagtaagTAGATGGTGATAAGTGTTACGGGGAAAATAAGGCCAGGTCGGGGGTAGGACTGCAGGAGGTGGGGAATGTGCTGCTTTTCTGGGGGAGTCAGGTAAGGCCTCACTGATAGGTGACATTTTAGTGAAGACTTCACGGAAGTAAGGGAGCAGGCAAGAGAacgtgttccaggcagagggaacagcaggtgcaaaggccttCAGGCAGAAGCACGCCTGACATCTTGGGCCAATGGAGTGAGCAAGAGGAGGATGGAGACGATGTCACAGGAGAGCAGATCACATAGGCCCCTGAGCCACTGTGAGGACTGTTTTTGTATTAATGGAGGGGAAGCCACAGGAGGATTTGAGCAGAGGAGCGTTATCATTTGACTTAGGTGAAAAGACTGCAAAGGGACAAGACGAAAAACAAAGAAAACGCTTAGAAGCCTATTGCAGGAATCCACGTGAGCAGCTATGTTGTCTTGGATCAGTATGGAAGCAGTGAAGTGATGAGAAGCAGTGAAGTGGTGAGAAGCAGTGGGattctggatattttttaaatgtggagcCAAAAAGATCTACTGACTCTCTGGATATGGATGTGAGAGAGTAAATTCAAGGATGACTGTAAGGTTTTGGCCTGGCTCACAAAAATCATGGTGGTGCCATTTTCTGAGATGCGGAAATCTGTATTTCCATATGTTATTTCCAAAAACATCCATATGTTTGGATGGATATAAATCAATGATTTTGGATATATTAAGATTCAGGGGCCAGTTGTCACCCAGGTAAAGGTTTGATAGGCATTGGTAAAGAGACGATGGGGTAAAGGGGAGACGTCTGGCCTGGGGGTATAAATCTGGGCGTTATCTGTacatagatggtatttaaagccatgagattaGGTGAGATCACCTAGGAGATAAGTATAGGTAGAGAAGAGGGGTGTTTGAGGACTTGTAAATATTTAGAGCACGGTCGGCAAACTACATCCATTCGTTTATGCGTTATCTACAACAGGTTTTGTACAACAGAGGCATAGTTGAGTATTTATGACAGAAACCATATGAATGAACTGCAAAGcttaaagtatttattatctgagacaaagaaaaaatttgttgATCCCTGATTTAGAGCCTAGGGAGCCAAGGAGGAACGAACAAAAATGACCAAGAAAGAATAGCTAGTGATACAGAAGAAAACCACGTGAATGTATAGTTTTAGAATGGAGGGGAGAAAGCATTTCAAGAGCAAAGGCAGGTCAGCTCTCTCAAATGCTGCTATTCGGTTAGGTAAACTGAGGCTTTAGAATTGATTGCTGAATTTAACAATGTGTAGGGCATAGGGGACCTCAGATGAGAGCTGTGCTGGTGAAATAGTGCAGGTGAAAGCATGATAAAGTAGGCTCAAAAGACACTGGGAGGAGAATGACTGGAGATAGCAAGTGGAGATAACTCTAGGAGTCAAGTGAGGTCATAGCTGCCAGTGGATGTGGCATAAATGAGAGGTTTGggggtttgtttgtgtgtttttaagatGGCAGCAATAGGATTGATGGGAAAGAAGTATTGATAGTGAGAGGGAGGAAATTGCTGGCCTGAGGTCTTTGAGCTAGGCAACAAGGAATGGGATAAAGTACACGCATGGGGAGGTTGGCTCTCGCTGAGCGTGGACAGGTCCTCCCTAACCATGGGAGAGAAGTCCGAGCACAGAGACTGTTGCATGTGGTAGTGGGTAGGATCAAAGGAGAATGTGGAAATGTCTTCTGATTGTTCTTGTTGTCTCAGCGATCTAGAAATAAGGTCACTGGTGGAGAATGACAATGCGTGACGAGGCATGAGAAgttaggggagagaggaggaagtatGACTTAGTGTTCCAGGAATTGGGGAGATGAGGCAGGCGTGCTGTGCAGTCAAGAAtttaaagtgaaataagtcatcaCGGTGATTCTTTTTTGCACCCATGTTCAGCTGCATGGGACAGGTTGGGGTTTTGTCACCTAACTGTGACCACAGTAGGAGGGAAGAAGGCTGAGGATAAATGCAGGAAACCAGTGACAGATGATTGTGTCTGGAGTCTAGGCTAGGGAAGAGGAAAGTGAGGACATGAAGTATGTGAGGGGCAGTGAGAAAGTGGTAGGATTACTAAAGCTGGGGTCTTAGAAGGCGAGAACTCTAAAGGTAGCAGATGGTAATCAGAGAGTGAGACCTGGAACGGAGATTATAGAGAAGCTGCAGTTATTGGTAATGACAGGTTTGGGGTGTGACCATGGATGTGGGTGGCTCAGAAAGTGCCACAGGCAAAGTCTTTGAAAAACATGTGTTCAAAGAATTGAGAGGCCTGGCTATTAGAGGGTCAGCAACTGGATATTGAAATCACCGATATGTAGGGTAGTAGAAGCATTGAAAAGAACACCAGTGACTCAGGGGCTAAAATATTCAAGGAATGAGGAGAAAAGACACCTGTGGATGTCTGCAGCAAGGAGGGCTGAATGAGTTGGACAGCATGAGCTCTAAAACTGAAAGttggcagggaggaggaggaaacagtGGTCCCCCATCCTACAGACGGACACCTGTTCCACCCCCATGTcagaggaggggggaaggaaaaTGTCACCGCTTGAGAAGGCTGTGGGGACCCTCAGGGAGCCTAGATTTCAGCACAGAAGGAGGTTGATGAGGGCCGCCCAGCAGATGACGGTTTTCAGTTCTCTGTATTTACCCTAAACCAAAGTTCAGATGCTTGCTTGCTGCTGAGTTGGCCATCACAGAATGCAGGTACTGGTGACGGTACTTTTGGGGGTTACCAGGTAGAACTGGAGTGCactataatgaaaataatcaagTTTCTTTCCTTCAAATTCTTCTGTGTTGTTTGGATCACCTGAGAAGTagcatcactaaaaaaaaaaaactcaaccttACCCATATACTATTAATATTAACCTTTGAATAGTGAACATGTTTAATCTTACCTTGAATAAAATCTGGTGATTGGTACAGCTCTGTTACTAGAGCATCAACAcctgttttgtgtgtatgttttattttaaagatagcaTAGAAGCCAATGTGGAAAATGCTGAGGTGCACGTCCAGCAAGCAAACCAGCAGCTGTCAAGGGCGGCAGACTATCAGGTAATATTAACTGTGCTAAATTGTCTTATAACTCAGACTTCTaaacgtttgtgtgtgtgtgtaaaatcagGTTTAAAGTGGCTGGAGAtgttaaaattcaaaatgccatggAAGGCAGGCTAGAAATATGCCAATCAGTTCAAACTGCGTGTAGCCTGTCTGTTCTCAGGGTTGAACCGGTGTTGTGCCCACAGGGATGGGAAGTTTAGAGTCTTGAGGGGAGCAGTACACAACTCCAGTCTTTTCTGACAACTTTTGGTCTCTGATGTCATTTTGACATTTCAACCCAGAAACCTCTTTGATAGCGATTTCCCTCTG encodes:
- the STX7 gene encoding syntaxin-7 isoform X2, whose amino-acid sequence is MSYTPGIGGDPAQLAQLISSNIQKITQCSAEIQRTLNQLGTPQDSPELRQQLQQKQQYTNQLAKETDKYIKEFGSLPTTPSDQRQRKIQKDRLVAEFTTSLTNFQKAQRQAAEREKEFVARVRASSRVSGGFPEESSKERNLVSWESQTQPQVQVQDEEITEDDLRLIQERESSIRQLEADIMDINEIFKDLGMMIHEQGDVIDSIEANVENAEVHVQQANQQLSRAADYQRKSRKTLCIIIFILVIGVVIIGLIIWGVKG
- the STX7 gene encoding syntaxin-7 isoform X1: MSYTPGIGGDPAQLAQLISSNIQKITQCSAEIQRTLNQLGTPQDSPELRQQLQQKQQYTNQLAKETDKYIKEFGSLPTTPSDQRQRKIQKDRLVAEFTTSLTNFQKAQRQAAEREKEFVARVRASSRVSGGFPEESSKERNLVSWESQTQPQVQVQDEEITEDDLRLIQERESSIRQLEADIMDINEIFKDLGMMIHEQGDVIDSIEANVENAEVHVQQANQQLSRAADYQSGKQPPDDVSIKGFNVRSQKLPPNVRRAGEGRCICSTALGRSRELAQEPVRIWKHPGSSCHLSLQHRHSESQGTVTGYLGC